Proteins co-encoded in one Salvelinus sp. IW2-2015 unplaced genomic scaffold, ASM291031v2 Un_scaffold2013, whole genome shotgun sequence genomic window:
- the LOC112072724 gene encoding cyclin-dependent kinase 17 isoform X1 encodes MEKMKRFKRRLSLTLRSSHTIDESLSELAEQMTIEDGGNKDNEPIVRNGRPPSSHSMHSFLHQYTGSFKKPPLRRPHSVIGGSLGSFMTFPSNGSRLDIVHENLKMGSDGESDQASGTSSDEVQSPTGVCLRNRVQRRISMEDLNKRLSLPADIRIPDGYLEKLQLSSPTFDQPLSRLSRRASLSEIGFGKLETYIKLDKLGEGTYATVFKGRSKLTDNLVALKEIRLEHEEGAPCTAIREVSLLKDLKHANIVTLHDIVHTDKSLTLVFEYLDKDLKQYMDDCGNIMSMHNVKIFLFQILRGLAYCHKRKVLHRDLKPQNLLINERGELKLADFGLARAKSVPTKTYSNEVVTLWYRPPDVLLGSSEYSTQIDMWGVGCIFYEMAAGRPLFPGSTVEDELHLIFRLLGTPSEDSWPGISGVEEFKSYNFPKYKPQPFINHAPRLDTEGIELVLSFLKYESKKRTSADEAMKQAYFKSLGARVHTLHESISIFTLKDIQLQRDPGYRNASHLESGNNKNRRQSMLF; translated from the exons ATGGAGAAGATGAAGAGGTTTAAGCGGCGTCTGTCTCTGACGCTGCGCTCCAGCCACACCATAGACGAGTCTCTGTCTGAACTGGCCGAGCAGATGACCATCGAGGACGGCGGCAACAAGGACAACG AGCCGATCGTGCGTAATGGGCGACCGCCCTCCTCTCACAGCATGCACTCGTTCCTGCACCAGTACACCGGCTCCTTCAAGAAGCCCCCCCTCCGCAGGCCACACAGTGTCATCGGAGGAAGCCTGGGTTCCTTCATGACCTTCCCCAGCAACGGCAGCCGCCTCG ACATCGTCCATGAGAACCTGAAGATGGGCTCAGACGGGGAGAGTGACCAGGCGTCTGGGACGTCGTCAGACGAGGTGCAGTCGCCCACCGGGgtgtgtctgaggaacagggtGCAACGACGCATCTCCATGGAG gacctgAACAAGCGTCTGTCTCTGCCTGCTGACATCCGTATCCCTGACGGTTACCTGGAGAAGCTGCAGCTGAGCAGCCCTACCTTCGACCAGCCCCTCAGCCGACTCTCACGCAGGGCCTCcctg tcAGAGATAGGTTTTGGGAAGCTGGAGACGTACATCAAACTGGACAAACTGGGAGag GGAACCTATGCTACAGTGTTTAAGGGGCGCAGTAAGCTGACTGACAACCTGGTGGCGCTAAAGGAGATCAGGCTGGAGCACGAAGAGGGAGCACCCTGCACCGCCATCAGAGAAG tgtCGTTACTGAAGGACCTGAAACATGCCAACATCGTGACCTTACATGACATTGTCCACACAGACAAGAGCCTGACGCTGGTCTTCGAGTACCTG GATAAAGACCTGAAGCAGTACATGGATGATTGTGGGAACATCATGAGCATGCACAACGTCAAG ATCTTCTTGTTCCAGATTTTGCGGGGGTTGGCGTACTGCCACAAGCGGAAGGTTCTCCACAGAGACCTAAAGCCCCAGAACCTGCTCATCAACGAGAGAGGGGAACTCAAACTGGCTGACTTTGGTCTGGCGCGGGCTAAGTCTGTCCCCACAAAGACGTACTCCAACGAGGTGGTGACTCTGTGGTACCGGCCACCTGACGTCCTGCTAGGCTCCTCCGAGTACTCCACACAGATTGACATGTG gggtgtggGGTGTATATTTTATGAGATGGCTGCAGGTCGGCCCCTGTTTCCTGGCTCCACCGTAGAGGACGAGCTCCACCTCATATTCAGACTGCTGG gCACACCATCAGAGGACAGCTGGCCAGGGATCTCTGGCGTCGAGGAATTCAAATCCTACAACTTCCCCAAATACAAACCTCAGCCGTTCATCAACCATGCGCCCAG gTTGGACACAGAAGGCATTGAGCTAGTGTTATCATTCCTGAAA TACGAGTCCAAGAAGAGGACCTCAGCAGATGAAGCCATGAAGCAGGCCTACTTCAAGAGCCTGGGGGCACGGGTCCACACACTGCACGAGA gtatatCAATATTCACTCTGAAGGATATCCAACTGCAGAGAGACCCTGGCTATCGGAACGCCTCACACCTAGAGTCGG GCAACAACAAGAACAGAAGACAGAGCATGCTCTTCTAG
- the elk3 gene encoding ETS domain-containing protein Elk-3 — translation MESAITLWQFLLQLLLDQSHKHLICWTSNDGEFNLLKSEEVAKLWGLRKNKTNMNYDKLSRALRYYYDKNIIKKVIGQKFVYKFVSFPEILKMDPAAVEMGVRGGDETGGALSEGEGDEEGMRGGPPGRNEYLHSGLYSSFTVSSLQHPQDLLRPPDLLLPIKVEPRHDHHDNSGTVIRFVQNRSHKGGALPMVSLPSSPPPSSNEGYYSSKPSPRLAYSSSCSSSPSHSPTHALWRARSPAPETDESEQSAQPLNLSSGHRDRGQVTPTPKKRGLANSVPPKTRKPKGLEISAPSLLLTANDIGSIALNSPALPSGSLTPAFFTAQTPSGLILTPSPLLSSIHFWSSLSPGGSLSPARLQGHGPLFQFPTLLNGPIPVPLSSLDTSSPRLLSHSPHKS, via the exons atggAGAGTGCCATCACGTTGTGGCAGTTCCTGCTGCAGCTGTTATTGGACCAGAGCCACAAGCACCTGATCTGCTGGACGTCTAACGACGGGGAGTTTAAYCTGCTCAAGTCAGAAGAGGTGGCCAAGCTGTGGGGCCTGAGGAAGAACAAGACCAACATGAACTATGACAAGCTGAGCCGCGCCCTGCGTTACTACTATGACAAG aaCATCATCAAGAAGGTGATTGGCCAGAagtttgtgtacaaatttgtgtCCTTTCCGGAGATCCTGAAGATGGACCCCGCGGCGGTGGAGATGGGTGTGAGGGGGGGTGATGAGACTGGTGGGGCCCtgtcagagggggagggggatgaggaggggatgaGGGGCGGCCCCCCAGGGAGGAACGAGTACCTCCACTCAGGCCTCTACTCCTCCTTTACCGTCAGCTCCCTCCAGCATCCCCAGGACCTCCTCCGCCCCCCTGATCTGCTCCTGCCAATCAAGGTGGAGCCTCGACATGATCACCATGACAACAGTGGCACGGTGATTCGCTTTGTTCAGAACCGCAGCCATAAGGGCGGGGCACTGCCGATGGTGTCGCTGCCTTCATCCCCGCCCCCTTCCTCAAACGAGGGCTATTATTCGTCCAAACCTTCCCCAAGGCTAGCCTACTCCtcgtcctgctcctcctccccatcACACAGCCCCACCCACGCACTCTGGAGGGCACGGAGCCCCGCCCCTGAGACTGATGAATCAGAGCAGAGTGCTCAACCCCTTAACCTATCGTCTGGTCACAGAGACCGTGGCCAGGTCACACCCACGCCAAAGAAGAGGGGCTTAGCCAATAGCGTCCCACCAAAAACCAGGAAGCCAAAAGGCCTGGAGATATCCGCACCCTCCCTGCTCCTGACAGCCAATGACATCGGATCTATCGCCCTCAACAGTCCTGCGTTGCCCTCTGGGTCCCTAACACCAGCCTTCTTCACTGCACAG ACTCCCTCAGGTCTCATCCTCACCCCCAGTCCCTTGCTGTCCAGTATCCATTTCTGGAGCAGTCTAAGTCCCGGAGGATCCCTGAGCCCCGCTCGCCTGCAGGGCCATGGACCCCTGTtccag TTCCCCACCCTGTTGAATGGGCCCATCCCAGTCCCCTTGTCCAGCCTGGACACCTCCTCCCCCCGACTGCTCTCCCACAGCCCACACAAGTCCTGA
- the LOC112072724 gene encoding cyclin-dependent kinase 17 isoform X2 yields MEKMKRFKRRLSLTLRSSHTIDESLSELAEQMTIEDGGNKDNEPIVRNGRPPSSHSMHSFLHQYTGSFKKPPLRRPHSVIGGSLGSFMTFPSNGSRLDIVHENLKMGSDGESDQASGTSSDEVQSPTGVCLRNRVQRRISMEDLNKRLSLPADIRIPDGYLEKLQLSSPTFDQPLSRLSRRASLSEIGFGKLETYIKLDKLGEGTYATVFKGRSKLTDNLVALKEIRLEHEEGAPCTAIREVSLLKDLKHANIVTLHDIVHTDKSLTLVFEYLDKDLKQYMDDCGNIMSMHNVKIFLFQILRGLAYCHKRKVLHRDLKPQNLLINERGELKLADFGLARAKSVPTKTYSNEVVTLWYRPPDVLLGSSEYSTQIDMWGVGCIFYEMAAGRPLFPGSTVEDELHLIFRLLGTPSEDSWPGISGVEEFKSYNFPKYKPQPFINHAPRLDTEGIELVLSFLKYESKKRTSADEAMKQAYFKSLGARVHTLHESISIFTLKDIQLQRDPGYRNASHLESGNNKNRRQSMLF; encoded by the exons ATGGAGAAGATGAAGAGGTTTAAGCGGCGTCTGTCTCTGACGCTGCGCTCCAGCCACACCATAGACGAGTCTCTGTCTGAACTGGCCGAGCAGATGACCATCGAGGACGGCGGCAACAAGGACAACG AGCCGATCGTGCGTAATGGGCGACCGCCCTCCTCTCACAGCATGCACTCGTTCCTGCACCAGTACACCGGCTCCTTCAAGAAGCCCCCCCTCCGCAGGCCACACAGTGTCATCGGAGGAAGCCTGGGTTCCTTCATGACCTTCCCCAGCAACGGCAGCCGCCTCG ACATCGTCCATGAGAACCTGAAGATGGGCTCAGACGGGGAGAGTGACCAGGCGTCTGGGACGTCGTCAGACGAGGTGCAGTCGCCCACCGGGgtgtgtctgaggaacagggtGCAACGACGCATCTCCATGGAG gacctgAACAAGCGTCTGTCTCTGCCTGCTGACATCCGTATCCCTGACGGTTACCTGGAGAAGCTGCAGCTGAGCAGCCCTACCTTCGACCAGCCCCTCAGCCGACTCTCACGCAGGGCCTCcctg tcGGAGATTGGTTTTGGGAAGCTGGAGACCTACATCAAACTGGACAAACTGGGAGag GGGACCTATGCTACAGTGTTTAAGGGGCGCAGTAAGCTGACTGACAACCTGGTGGCGCTAAAGGAGATCAGGCTGGAGCACGAAGAGGGAGCACCCTGCACCGCCATCAGAGAAG tgtCGTTACTGAAGGACCTGAAACATGCCAACATCGTGACCTTACATGACATTGTCCACACAGACAAGAGCCTGACGCTGGTCTTCGAGTACCTG GATAAAGACCTGAAGCAGTACATGGATGATTGTGGGAACATCATGAGCATGCACAACGTCAAG ATCTTCTTGTTCCAGATTTTGCGGGGGTTGGCGTACTGCCACAAGCGGAAGGTTCTCCACAGAGACCTAAAGCCCCAGAACCTGCTCATCAACGAGAGAGGGGAACTCAAACTGGCTGACTTTGGTCTGGCGCGGGCTAAGTCTGTCCCCACAAAGACGTACTCCAACGAGGTGGTGACTCTGTGGTACCGGCCACCTGACGTCCTGCTAGGCTCCTCCGAGTACTCCACACAGATTGACATGTG gggtgtggGGTGTATATTTTATGAGATGGCTGCAGGTCGGCCCCTGTTTCCTGGCTCCACCGTAGAGGACGAGCTCCACCTCATATTCAGACTGCTGG gCACACCATCAGAGGACAGCTGGCCAGGGATCTCTGGCGTCGAGGAATTCAAATCCTACAACTTCCCCAAATACAAACCTCAGCCGTTCATCAACCATGCGCCCAG gTTGGACACAGAAGGCATTGAGCTAGTGTTATCATTCCTGAAA TACGAGTCCAAGAAGAGGACCTCAGCAGATGAAGCCATGAAGCAGGCCTACTTCAAGAGCCTGGGGGCACGGGTCCACACACTGCACGAGA gtatatCAATATTCACTCTGAAGGATATCCAACTGCAGAGAGACCCTGGCTATCGGAACGCCTCACACCTAGAGTCGG GCAACAACAAGAACAGAAGACAGAGCATGCTCTTCTAG
- the LOC112072723 gene encoding host cell factor 2, producing the protein MDRTPVCSVPDGTMDPLWKKVNSFTGPIPRSRHGHRAVAIRELIIVFGGGNEGIAEELHVYNTVSKQWFLPAVRGDIPPGCAAHGFACEGTRILVFGGMVEFGKYNNSLYELQASRWLWKKLKPRPPKNGMPPPCPRLGHSFTLIGNKCYLFGGLANDSEDPNGNVPRYLDDFYELELQSVSGVKGWNIPDTKGVGPWARESHTSVAYTGTGSPKLYIFGGMRGSRLDDLWQLDLESMTWSIPDTKGPPPLPRSLHSANVIENKMYVFGGWVPVPETDTPNALGAEWICTNSLSVLNLDTMTWQSLGPDQQQWQTVSQGDQQGQGDQEEPQPNSGGPRARAGHCAASVGSRLYIWSGRDGYRKSWNYQVCCKDLWYLETERPSTPAAVLLVKSTVNMLHVAWRPLPAAECYILQLQPVSSSNTPANPTARPSTGGQDRNPQDQDVQSAQVPDDPSSQEAQKTSQQEVAAGQKVTPVEVSEAVRDPHPEGESDASGKTHSEPLGQEGDPTKTSQRSDTMASSEHQPGQEPDSTSSDPNTVKCKVSGEKSDESEWFDAGVFKTLFSEVTHYYLPPENDIIPTIYSRPTNTKEIKLQGPQDYEWREKQELCPGVAYRFRVAGINSCGQGDFSPASEFKTCQPGFPGAPSAVKITKANDSVHITWDSPTSPSGKILEYSMYLAVRKSRSSSSERPGQLAFIRIYRGTKTSCTVSPAHLANAYIDSSAPNRPAVVFRIAAKNEQGYGPATQIRWLQDASKLKASSSQPDGSPTEAEQEAADSSG; encoded by the exons ATGGACCGAACCCCGGTGTGTAGCGTTCCTGACGGAACAATGGACCCTTTATGGAAAAAAGTCAACTCATTTACTGGACCTATTCCCCGGTCAAGACACGGACACCGAGCAGTGGCTATTCGGGAACTTATTATCGTGTTTGGAGGTGGAAACGAGGGGATAGCGGAGGAGCTCCATGTTTACAACACCG TCTCTAAGCAGTGGTTTCTCCCAGCGGTGAGAGGGGACATCCCTCCAGGCTGTGCTGCCCATGGTTTTGCCTGTGAGGGAACCCGCATCCTCGTCTTTGGCGGCATGGTGGAATTTGGCAAATACAACAACAGCCTGTACGAGCTACAG GCGAGCCGCTGGCTGTGGAAGAAGCTGAAACCCAGGCCACCCAAGAACGGCATGCCGCCCCCCTGTCCCCGCCTCGGACACAGCTTCACCCTCATTGGGAACAAGTGCTACCTGTTTGGGGGACTGGCCAATGACAGTGAGGACCCTAATGGCAATGTCCCAAG GTACCTAGATGACTTTTATGAGCTGGAGCTGCAGTCAGTGTCAGGGGTGAAGGGTTGGAACATTCCGGATACTAAGGGTGTGGGTCCGTGGGCTCGAGAGTCCCACACCTCGGTGGCATACACTGGGACAGGCTCCCCCAAACTCTACATCTTCGGAGGGATGAGAGGCAGTCGCCTTGACGACCTCTGGCAGCTTGACCTCG AATCTATGACATGGTCTATACCTGACACTAAAGGACCCCCTCCTCTACCCAGAAGCCTTCACTCTGCCAACGTTATAGAAAACAA GATGTATGTTTTCGGGGGATGGGTCCCCGTtccagagacagacacacctaACGCCCTGGGAGCTGAATGGATCTGTACCAACTCCTTATCCGTGCTCAACTTAG ACACCATGACATGGCAGAGCCTTGGCCCAGATCAGCAACAGTGGCAGACAGTGAGCCAGGGAGACCAGCAGGGTCAGGGGGACCAGGAAGAGCCCCAGCCCAACAGCGGGGGACCCCGAGCCAGAGCAGGCCACTGTGCTGCCTCTGTCGGCTCCCGCCTCTACATCTGGAGCGGCCGTGACGGCTACCGGAAGAGTTGGAACTACCAGGTGTGCTGCAAGGACCTGTGGTATCTGGAGACAG AGCGGCCCTCCACCCCAGCAGCAGTACTACTGGTCAAGTCCACTGTCAACATGCTCCATGTGGCCTGGCGCCCCCTACCTGCAGCAGAGTGTTACATCCTCCAGCTGCAGCCCGTCTCCTCCTCTAACACCCCAGCCAACCCCACAGCCCGACCCAGCACAGGTGGCCAGGATAGGAACCCCCAGGACCAAG ATGTCCAGTCAGCTCAGGTCCCAGACGACCCCAGCTCACAGGAAGCCCAGAAGACGTCCCAACAG GAGGTGGCTGCAGGGCAGAAGGTGACTCCCGTGGAAGTGTCAGAGGCTGTTCGAGACCCCCATCCAGAGGGAGAAAGTGATGCTAGTGGAAAAACACACTCCGAGCCCTTGGGACAGGAGGGTGACCCCACAAAAACCTCCCAGCGCTCAGACACAATGGCGAGCAGTGAGCACCAGCCAG gacaagaacctgacaGCACTTCCTCAGATCCCAACACTGTCAAATGCAAG GTATCTGGTGAGAAATCAGATGAGTCTGAGTGGTTTGATGCTGGAGTGTTCAAAACCCTGTTCTCTGAGGTTACCCACTACTACCTGCCACCTGAGAATGACATTATTCCCACCATCTACAGCAGACCCACTAACACTAAAGAG ATTAAGTTGCAGGGGCCTCAGGACTATGAGTGGAGGGAGAAGCAGGAACTGTGTCCAGGTGTAGCCTACAGGTTCAGAGTAGCAGGCATCAACAGCTGTGGTCAGGGAGACTTCAGCCCTGCCAGCGAGTTCAAAACCTGCCAGCCCGGCTTTCCCGGAGCGCCCTCAGCTGTCAAGATCACCAAG gcTAATGACTCTGTCCACATCACGTGGGACTCCCCCACCTCCCCGTCAGGTAAGATCCTGGAGTACTCCATGTACCTGGCAGTGAGGAAGAGCCGGTCCAGCAGCTCTGAGCGTCCTGGCCAGCTGGCCTTCATCAGGATCTACCGCGGCACCAAGACCTCTTGCACCGTCAGCCCCGCCCACCTGGCCAACGCCTACATCGACAGCTCCGCCCCCAACCGGCCAGCTGTCGTCTTCCGCATCGCGGCCAAGAACGAGCAGGGCTACGGGCCCGCCACACAGATCCGCTGGCTACAGG ATGCCAGTAAACTCAAGGCCTCGTCGTCACAACCAGATGGCAGCCCCACGGAAGCAGAACAGGAGGCAGCAGACAG CTCAGGTTGA